In the genome of Desulfovibrio desulfuricans, one region contains:
- a CDS encoding branched-chain amino acid ABC transporter permease, with product MDMSLFIQFVINGLMLGMMYALVAVGFTIFFGVLDVIVFSHGDTVMLGGFSGLAMYMYLQHVFPGLAPGWSLLWVVLTALTTMALLGMLLASTMIMRLRSAPALNTLLATMMLGTVLRESIRLFFPNGSNPQPFPHLLPDWSLNYGQLSLRFDNLVLFSAGAAAVVLIHLLISRTRLGMAIRAVAQDSEAAQLMGVNFSLVVLTAFALGCGVAALAGIMNGIYYNEINFSMGLLLGAIGFSAAVIGGLGNIYGAILGGFIFAFLQTIGAVALPFSSAYKDVFAFSVVIVLMAWKPTGLLAEKSSQRV from the coding sequence ATGGACATGTCACTCTTCATTCAATTCGTCATCAACGGCCTTATGCTGGGCATGATGTACGCATTGGTCGCCGTGGGATTCACCATATTTTTCGGCGTACTTGACGTCATCGTTTTTTCCCACGGCGACACGGTGATGCTGGGCGGTTTTTCCGGCCTCGCCATGTATATGTATCTGCAGCACGTGTTTCCAGGGCTTGCGCCGGGCTGGTCGCTGCTGTGGGTGGTGCTTACGGCGCTGACCACCATGGCCCTGCTTGGCATGCTGCTGGCCAGCACCATGATCATGCGTCTGCGCTCGGCGCCCGCACTCAACACGTTGCTGGCCACCATGATGCTGGGCACGGTGCTGCGCGAATCCATACGCCTGTTTTTTCCCAATGGCTCAAACCCGCAGCCTTTTCCGCATCTGTTGCCTGACTGGTCGCTGAATTACGGGCAGCTTTCGCTGCGGTTTGACAATCTGGTGCTGTTCAGCGCCGGTGCGGCGGCTGTGGTGCTGATACACCTGCTCATCTCGCGCACGCGCCTGGGCATGGCCATCCGCGCTGTGGCGCAGGACAGCGAAGCCGCACAGCTCATGGGCGTCAACTTTTCGCTGGTGGTGCTGACCGCCTTTGCCCTTGGCTGCGGCGTTGCCGCGCTGGCAGGCATTATGAACGGCATCTACTACAATGAAATCAACTTCAGCATGGGCCTGCTGCTGGGGGCCATCGGCTTCAGCGCCGCCGTCATAGGCGGTCTGGGCAATATTTACGGGGCTATCCTGGGCGGATTCATCTTTGCCTTTTTGCAGACTATCGGGGCGGTGGCCCTGCCGTTTTCAAGCGCGTACAAAGATGTCTTTGCCTTCAGCGTCGTTATTGTGCTTATGGCCTGGAAGCCCACGGGCCTTCTTGCCGAAAAATCCAGCCAAAGGGTCTAG
- a CDS encoding branched-chain amino acid ABC transporter permease: protein MLSLRNTPAGPLTCVLTAVAITAFLALFLLAEEQTTILLYLGAGLILLLGLKASGLLDVLLQAARDNESLWTRLMLAMSLALILIFHDDHYSLFLLGTIMTYSVAVLGLNVQLGYAGVINFSAASFFGVGGYTAALLMANAGVPSLLALPLGGLASALTGCILLLPVLRTSGHYAALVTMAFALLFRVFLEVCPWFGGPQGIPVEGLNVLGASFMDDIRIAGLDFSFYAKYDLFALLMLCLTFGFIRRLERSWFGLSMDAVRGDEVASACFGVSIARWKITAFTMGNFISGMAGAFYAMMLAYISPANFSFADSLLFLSILLLGGIGNSWGVLVATAFVVALPEKFQVIQEYRYLIYSSIVLLMIIFRPAGLLPRRVRSYTGGMA from the coding sequence ATGTTATCCTTACGCAATACGCCTGCCGGGCCCCTTACCTGCGTGCTGACCGCAGTGGCCATAACGGCTTTTCTTGCCCTGTTTTTGCTGGCTGAAGAGCAGACCACCATTCTGCTCTATCTCGGCGCGGGGCTGATCCTGCTGCTGGGCCTCAAGGCCAGCGGCCTGCTGGATGTGCTGCTGCAGGCCGCCCGCGACAACGAATCCCTCTGGACGCGCCTGATGCTCGCCATGAGCCTTGCGCTGATATTGATCTTCCACGACGACCATTACAGCCTGTTTTTGCTGGGCACGATCATGACGTACTCTGTTGCGGTGCTTGGGCTAAACGTGCAGCTGGGCTACGCGGGCGTCATCAACTTCAGCGCGGCCTCGTTTTTTGGCGTTGGCGGCTACACGGCGGCCCTGCTCATGGCCAATGCGGGCGTACCCTCGCTGCTGGCCCTGCCGCTGGGCGGTCTGGCCTCGGCCCTCACGGGCTGCATACTGCTTTTGCCGGTGCTGCGCACGTCGGGCCACTATGCGGCCCTTGTGACCATGGCCTTTGCCCTGCTGTTCAGGGTTTTTCTTGAGGTCTGCCCCTGGTTTGGCGGCCCTCAGGGCATACCGGTGGAAGGGCTGAACGTGCTCGGCGCAAGCTTTATGGACGATATACGCATAGCCGGGCTGGATTTTTCGTTTTACGCCAAATACGACCTCTTTGCCCTGTTGATGCTCTGCCTGACCTTTGGCTTTATCCGCCGCCTGGAGCGCTCGTGGTTTGGGCTTTCCATGGACGCGGTGCGCGGCGACGAGGTGGCCTCGGCCTGCTTTGGCGTCAGCATCGCACGCTGGAAAATAACCGCCTTTACCATGGGCAACTTTATTTCAGGCATGGCGGGCGCGTTTTACGCCATGATGCTGGCCTACATCAGCCCGGCCAACTTTTCGTTTGCCGATTCGCTGCTTTTTCTTTCCATCCTGCTGTTGGGCGGCATAGGCAACAGCTGGGGGGTGCTGGTGGCTACAGCCTTTGTGGTCGCCCTGCCGGAAAAATTTCAGGTTATCCAGGAATACCGGTACCTCATCTACTCAAGCATCGTGCTGCTGATGATCATCTTTCGCCCGGCCGGGCTGCTGCCCCGCCGCGTGCGCAGCTACACGGGAGGCATGGCATAA
- a CDS encoding ABC transporter ATP-binding protein, whose protein sequence is MCAHLLECTGLSMRFGGLMALQSLDIHVDSHEVVGLVGPNGSGKTTFFNVVTGIYHPCAGKVMFNGQDITGLSPQEVYQAGIARTFQRSRLCLDLTVFDNIMIGSHKILDLSFVHNILHRKAFLKKYREYEETAAALLRALNPDLPGRLHHAVSELNMIDRRRVELCRALIGKPKLLFLDEPSAGMTHEETQQLMDEIVRMETGEAKPAIVLIEHEMNVIRRITSRCVVLNFGEKLCEGSYEKVTADPMVQEAYLGTEVCEDEQV, encoded by the coding sequence ATGTGCGCCCATCTTCTTGAATGCACGGGCCTGTCCATGCGCTTTGGCGGGCTTATGGCGCTTCAGTCGCTGGATATCCATGTGGACAGCCACGAGGTCGTGGGGCTTGTAGGCCCCAACGGCTCGGGCAAAACAACGTTTTTTAATGTTGTGACAGGCATCTACCACCCCTGCGCGGGCAAGGTCATGTTCAACGGGCAGGATATCACCGGCCTCTCGCCGCAGGAGGTGTATCAGGCGGGCATTGCGCGCACGTTTCAGCGCTCTCGCCTGTGCCTCGACCTCACGGTGTTTGACAACATCATGATCGGCAGCCACAAGATCCTCGACCTGTCTTTTGTGCACAACATACTGCACCGCAAGGCTTTTTTAAAAAAATATCGTGAATATGAAGAAACCGCAGCCGCCCTGCTGCGGGCGCTCAACCCCGACCTGCCAGGCAGGCTGCACCACGCGGTCAGCGAATTGAACATGATCGACCGGCGTCGCGTCGAGCTGTGCCGCGCCCTGATCGGCAAGCCCAAGCTGCTGTTTTTGGATGAACCATCGGCGGGCATGACCCACGAGGAAACCCAGCAGCTCATGGACGAAATTGTGCGCATGGAGACCGGCGAGGCCAAACCCGCCATTGTGCTTATCGAACACGAGATGAACGTGATACGCCGCATAACCAGCCGCTGCGTGGTGCTGAACTTTGGTGAAAAACTGTGCGAAGGCAGTTATGAAAAGGTAACCGCCGACCCCATGGTGCAGGAAGCCTACCTTGGCACGGAGGTGTGCGAAGATGAACAAGTTTAA
- a CDS encoding ABC transporter ATP-binding protein translates to MNKFKPLMVENLHVAYGKADVLCGVSLDIQPGKTTCLLGSNGAGKTTLIRALVGLTPPRSGNIQFAGVDITGMAPHKIVRMGISCIPEGRRVFPKMNVEENLLMGAYQEPSAAKIQNRLARVYEIFPRLRERRAQFAGTMSGGEQAMVSIGRGLMNEPRLLVIDEPSLGLSPALVSENFRVIRSICESGIAVFLVEQNVRQTLAIAHQGYVLSQGRIVAGGTAKELKENAEVQKAYFG, encoded by the coding sequence ATGAACAAGTTTAAACCCCTGATGGTCGAAAACCTGCACGTTGCCTATGGCAAGGCCGATGTGCTCTGCGGTGTTTCGCTCGACATCCAGCCCGGCAAAACAACCTGCCTGCTCGGCTCAAACGGCGCGGGCAAGACAACCCTCATCCGCGCGCTGGTGGGGCTGACGCCCCCAAGGTCGGGCAACATCCAGTTTGCCGGCGTGGACATCACCGGCATGGCCCCGCACAAAATAGTGCGCATGGGCATATCGTGCATACCCGAAGGGCGGCGCGTGTTCCCCAAGATGAATGTGGAAGAAAACCTGCTCATGGGGGCGTATCAGGAGCCATCCGCCGCCAAGATACAAAACCGTCTGGCGCGGGTTTACGAAATCTTTCCCCGTCTGCGCGAAAGACGCGCGCAGTTCGCGGGCACCATGTCGGGCGGCGAGCAGGCCATGGTCTCCATCGGGCGCGGCCTGATGAACGAACCGCGCCTGCTGGTCATCGACGAGCCGTCGCTGGGCCTCTCGCCCGCGCTGGTCAGTGAAAACTTCAGGGTTATACGCTCGATCTGCGAGAGCGGCATCGCCGTTTTTTTGGTAGAGCAAAACGTGCGGCAAACCCTGGCCATAGCCCATCAGGGCTACGTGCTTTCGCAGGGGCGCATTGTGGCTGGCGGTACAGCCAAAGAACTGAAAGAAAACGCCGAAGTGCAAAAAGCCTACTTTGGCTGA
- a CDS encoding M20 family metallopeptidase produces the protein MTYAPSSVELAQSLVRCNTISGGDERQALEPLARILSDAGFSVVFDAYDPSDPQRCSLSARLRPDGDQPALCLCGHIDTVPLGAAGWRMPPFEGRIQNGLLFGRGSSDMKSGVAAMVCAAAQAAPHMHGDLVVQIYGGEETGCEGSFHMAAQPQFLRNIAAVVVAEPTSCRPLCGHKGALWLTCKTTGVTAHASMPHKGDNALAKLLPFANAMCSFHLEGDHPQLGAGTCVISTLHSGCNSNSVPDSAAMTIDIRTVPQHNHDDIRAVVATMAGPGISTTTTLDIPAVWTDPGQPWMSRAFDVLTPLLGHRPDVATVQFFTDAAALRPRLPNVPMMILGPGDPAMAHQVDEYCAVEQIELATKMYAALLADWA, from the coding sequence ATGACATACGCACCATCTTCTGTAGAGCTGGCCCAAAGCCTCGTACGCTGCAACACCATTTCTGGCGGCGACGAGCGTCAGGCACTGGAACCCCTTGCGCGGATATTGTCCGACGCGGGCTTTAGCGTTGTTTTTGACGCCTACGACCCGTCCGACCCGCAGCGTTGCAGCCTCTCTGCCCGTCTGCGGCCGGATGGCGACCAGCCGGCCCTGTGCCTGTGCGGCCATATCGACACGGTGCCTCTGGGCGCTGCGGGCTGGCGCATGCCCCCCTTTGAGGGGCGGATACAAAACGGCCTGCTTTTTGGGCGTGGCAGCAGCGACATGAAAAGCGGCGTTGCTGCCATGGTCTGTGCAGCCGCGCAAGCAGCCCCGCATATGCATGGCGATCTGGTCGTGCAGATATACGGCGGCGAAGAAACCGGCTGCGAAGGGTCCTTCCACATGGCGGCGCAGCCGCAGTTTTTGCGCAATATTGCTGCGGTTGTGGTGGCGGAGCCTACTTCATGCCGCCCGCTGTGCGGGCACAAGGGCGCGCTATGGCTTACCTGCAAAACCACAGGGGTTACGGCGCACGCATCCATGCCGCACAAGGGCGACAACGCGCTGGCAAAACTGCTGCCCTTTGCCAACGCCATGTGCTCCTTCCATCTTGAGGGCGACCACCCGCAGCTTGGGGCCGGCACATGCGTTATCTCCACGCTGCACTCTGGCTGCAACAGCAATTCCGTACCGGACAGCGCAGCCATGACTATTGATATCCGCACCGTGCCCCAGCACAATCATGACGACATACGCGCTGTTGTGGCCACCATGGCCGGGCCTGGCATCAGCACTACAACCACTCTTGACATCCCCGCCGTATGGACAGACCCCGGCCAGCCGTGGATGAGCCGCGCCTTTGACGTGCTCACCCCCCTGCTGGGGCACAGGCCGGATGTGGCCACGGTGCAGTTTTTTACCGATGCGGCCGCCCTGCGGCCCAGACTGCCAAACGTGCCCATGATGATACTGGGCCCTGGAGATCCCGCCATGGCCCACCAGGTAGATGAATACTGCGCTGTGGAGCAGATAGAACTTGCGACAAAAATGTACGCCGCCCTGCTGGCGGACTGGGCATAA
- a CDS encoding amidase codes for MPRFALPPVLGFDLFRKADAETLLRLYRELFLRVAASEGELFIFAEGGFRPKVVLDDLEEALRRWPDVAGRPPLFGVPVGIKDVFRTSGYAIRCGSLLPSALFAGDEAPLVTRLREAGAIVMGITATTEFTHAEPAATRNPCNRRHTPGGSSSGSAAGVRAGYFALALGTQTMGSVVRPAAFCGVRGVKPSQGLLPGQGIINFSPSLDQPGFFCATTQDAATTLSLFCDTQARGRKASTLFVVPEGAYMSEVEPGMRRAFDQYCDRLARLPGVRVMSMPVFDDWQGVYTRHQQLAAAELAQMHNAWFADFGPLYRPKTREFIELGQTLGEGVIEAGRASCADLRKKLDDLLAGMKADAFLAPAAPGEAPKGFASTGNPVMNVPWTHAGLPVLCLPMDTVRGGLPLGVQAAGRFGCDAELMALAPLLETAAAPMSSNPLP; via the coding sequence ATGCCCCGCTTCGCACTACCCCCCGTTCTTGGATTCGACCTGTTTCGCAAGGCCGATGCCGAAACGCTGCTGCGCCTGTACAGGGAACTGTTTTTACGCGTGGCAGCCAGCGAAGGTGAGCTGTTCATTTTTGCTGAGGGCGGTTTTCGCCCCAAAGTGGTTCTGGACGATCTGGAGGAAGCCCTGCGGCGCTGGCCCGATGTCGCGGGCAGACCACCGCTGTTTGGCGTGCCGGTGGGCATCAAGGATGTTTTTCGCACCAGCGGGTACGCCATCCGTTGCGGCTCGTTGTTGCCGTCGGCCCTCTTTGCCGGGGATGAAGCCCCGCTCGTGACCCGGCTGCGCGAGGCTGGGGCCATTGTTATGGGCATTACCGCCACTACGGAGTTCACCCATGCCGAACCGGCGGCCACGCGCAACCCCTGCAACAGGCGGCATACGCCGGGCGGCTCAAGCAGCGGCTCGGCCGCAGGGGTACGGGCCGGGTACTTTGCGCTGGCGCTTGGCACGCAGACCATGGGGTCTGTGGTCCGCCCAGCGGCTTTTTGCGGCGTGAGGGGGGTAAAACCGTCGCAAGGGCTTTTGCCGGGCCAGGGCATCATCAACTTTTCGCCCAGTCTGGACCAGCCGGGCTTTTTTTGCGCAACAACGCAGGATGCGGCGACCACGCTGTCGCTGTTTTGCGATACGCAGGCGCGGGGGCGCAAGGCCTCCACACTGTTTGTCGTGCCTGAAGGCGCGTATATGAGCGAGGTCGAACCGGGCATGCGCAGGGCTTTTGACCAGTACTGCGACCGGCTGGCCCGCCTGCCGGGGGTGCGCGTCATGAGCATGCCGGTTTTTGACGACTGGCAGGGCGTATACACCCGCCACCAGCAGCTTGCCGCGGCGGAACTGGCGCAGATGCATAATGCATGGTTTGCGGATTTTGGCCCGCTGTACCGGCCAAAAACGAGGGAATTTATCGAATTGGGGCAAACTCTCGGCGAGGGCGTCATTGAGGCGGGGCGTGCATCGTGCGCGGATCTGCGCAAAAAGCTTGATGACCTGCTGGCCGGTATGAAGGCAGACGCTTTTCTGGCCCCGGCAGCGCCTGGCGAGGCCCCCAAGGGCTTTGCCTCCACGGGTAACCCGGTCATGAATGTGCCGTGGACGCATGCGGGCCTGCCCGTACTGTGCCTGCCCATGGATACCGTGCGCGGCGGCCTGCCGCTGGGCGTACAGGCTGCTGGGCGCTTTGGCTGCGATGCGGAACTTATGGCGCTTGCGCCGCTGCTTGAAACCGCCGCCGCTCCGATGAGCAGCAACCCCCTGCCCTGA
- a CDS encoding methyl-accepting chemotaxis protein: MQLRVSTRLWLVFGTIFFLILLSALFVRHRLNQSNSLADQTSQQSMPMALLAADMKLQAVQVQQFLSDVSATHNPGGYKEAKEAADAFHAHADAFKSKFAQERNAEAMEKLAAAVKAFDAMYALGRTMAETYVAQGVEAGNVLMETFDAATESLTDSLDPFIEEQMSEAATNLESLKASLVASQMLQWLLAGISIAFGSLCAFFVIRSLRLQLGAEPADVADVAQKIASGDLEVDMSLRNGRTYCGVFAAMCEMRDRLKDNFAQLAARQAEAQQQAETARMATAEANESKALAEKARAQGMMQAAQQLETVVDTVSSVSANLSTQISHSSRGADDQSGRVRETASAMEQMNASVLEVAKSAQLAADVSGNAKKQTLEGAQIVNETVESIRDIQAKSLSIKHDMGDLGKQAEAIGQVMNVIADIADQTNLLALNAAIEAARAGDAGRGFAVVADEVRKLAEKTMTATREVGEAISGIQQGTRKNIVSVEDAGAAIEQATALSARSGDSLKQILEFVELVHDQVQSIATASEQQSAASEQINRSVEQVAAISAETAHSMEQASQAVEALAQQSLALQKLIHDMKS, encoded by the coding sequence ATGCAGCTTAGAGTATCCACACGCCTGTGGCTGGTATTTGGCACCATTTTTTTTCTGATATTGCTCAGCGCCCTGTTTGTGCGGCATAGACTGAACCAGTCAAACTCCCTTGCCGACCAGACCAGCCAGCAAAGCATGCCCATGGCATTGCTGGCCGCGGATATGAAACTGCAGGCGGTGCAGGTGCAGCAGTTTCTCTCTGACGTATCCGCCACGCATAACCCTGGCGGATACAAGGAGGCCAAGGAGGCCGCCGACGCCTTTCATGCGCATGCAGATGCCTTCAAAAGCAAATTTGCGCAGGAGCGCAACGCTGAGGCCATGGAAAAGCTGGCTGCTGCCGTTAAAGCCTTTGACGCAATGTACGCCCTTGGTCGCACCATGGCCGAAACCTATGTTGCCCAAGGCGTAGAGGCTGGCAATGTGCTTATGGAAACGTTTGACGCTGCTACTGAATCTCTCACAGACTCCCTTGATCCTTTTATTGAAGAGCAGATGAGCGAGGCTGCAACCAACCTTGAGTCGTTAAAGGCAAGCCTTGTCGCAAGCCAGATGCTGCAATGGCTGCTGGCGGGCATATCCATTGCATTTGGCTCGCTGTGCGCTTTTTTTGTCATTCGTTCGCTCAGGCTGCAGCTCGGCGCCGAGCCTGCGGATGTGGCTGATGTGGCCCAAAAGATCGCCAGCGGCGATCTTGAAGTTGACATGAGCCTGCGCAACGGCCGCACGTATTGCGGCGTGTTTGCCGCCATGTGCGAGATGCGCGACAGGCTCAAGGACAACTTTGCCCAGCTGGCAGCCCGTCAGGCCGAGGCGCAGCAGCAGGCAGAGACAGCCCGCATGGCCACTGCCGAAGCAAACGAATCCAAAGCGCTGGCTGAAAAAGCCAGAGCGCAAGGCATGATGCAGGCTGCGCAGCAGCTGGAGACGGTGGTTGATACAGTCAGCTCGGTTTCCGCAAACCTTTCCACCCAGATTTCACACTCGAGCCGGGGCGCGGACGACCAGTCGGGCCGCGTACGCGAAACCGCATCCGCCATGGAACAAATGAACGCCTCGGTGCTTGAGGTTGCCAAAAGCGCCCAGCTCGCTGCGGATGTTTCTGGCAATGCAAAAAAGCAGACCCTGGAGGGCGCGCAAATCGTCAATGAGACGGTGGAGAGCATCAGGGACATCCAGGCAAAATCGCTGTCAATCAAGCATGATATGGGTGATCTCGGCAAACAGGCCGAGGCCATTGGCCAGGTCATGAACGTCATTGCCGACATCGCCGACCAGACCAACCTGCTGGCTCTCAACGCGGCCATTGAGGCCGCCCGGGCTGGCGATGCGGGCCGGGGGTTTGCCGTTGTGGCCGACGAGGTGCGCAAACTGGCGGAAAAAACCATGACCGCCACGCGCGAGGTGGGCGAGGCCATCAGCGGTATACAGCAGGGAACCCGTAAAAATATTGTCAGCGTTGAAGACGCAGGCGCGGCCATTGAACAGGCAACCGCTCTCTCTGCCCGCTCCGGCGATTCCCTGAAGCAGATTCTTGAGTTTGTTGAGCTTGTCCACGACCAGGTTCAGTCCATAGCAACGGCCAGCGAGCAGCAGTCGGCAGCCAGCGAGCAGATCAACAGGTCGGTTGAACAGGTTGCCGCAATCTCTGCCGAAACAGCGCACAGCATGGAACAGGCATCACAGGCCGTAGAAGCCCTGGCGCAACAGTCGCTGGCGCTGCAAAAGCTCATCCACGACATGAAGTCCTAG
- a CDS encoding MIP/aquaporin family protein, protein MTNLLGEFFGTMILITFGAGVVACVLLKGSKGQGGGWIVITAGWAFGVMLGVFTAVALGAPQADLNPAVTLAKTMLGVYGTGQAIATMLAQVAGGFTGGVITWLAYLPHWAPTEDPDLKLAVFSTAPAIRSFGQNFLCEVIGTFMLLFGIFAIFHANNGTLPAGYGPYMVAILVWALGLSLGGPTGYAINPARDLGPRIAHAVLPIAGKGSSDWGYAWIPVCAPMTGAVLAYVVGKLIGLI, encoded by the coding sequence ATGACCAATCTTCTTGGTGAATTTTTTGGAACAATGATACTGATTACCTTTGGCGCCGGTGTTGTGGCCTGCGTGCTGCTCAAGGGCTCCAAGGGACAAGGCGGAGGCTGGATTGTCATCACTGCGGGCTGGGCTTTTGGCGTCATGCTGGGTGTTTTTACCGCTGTCGCTCTGGGCGCGCCGCAGGCAGACCTTAACCCTGCAGTGACCCTTGCCAAAACCATGCTCGGCGTCTACGGAACGGGGCAAGCCATCGCCACCATGCTTGCGCAGGTTGCCGGCGGCTTTACCGGCGGCGTCATTACCTGGCTTGCCTACCTGCCCCACTGGGCCCCCACTGAAGATCCTGATCTCAAGCTTGCCGTTTTCAGCACTGCGCCTGCCATCCGCAGCTTTGGGCAAAACTTTTTGTGCGAAGTAATCGGCACATTTATGCTGCTCTTTGGCATATTTGCCATCTTTCATGCCAACAACGGCACCCTGCCCGCAGGCTACGGCCCCTACATGGTTGCCATTCTTGTCTGGGCCCTGGGCCTCAGCCTTGGCGGCCCCACGGGATACGCCATCAACCCCGCCCGAGACCTTGGCCCCCGCATTGCCCATGCCGTGCTGCCCATCGCCGGCAAGGGGTCGTCTGACTGGGGCTATGCCTGGATTCCTGTTTGCGCTCCCATGACGGGCGCGGTTCTTGCCTACGTTGTCGGCAAGCTGATCGGCCTGATTTAA
- the glpK gene encoding glycerol kinase GlpK: MAHKYILALDQGTTSSRAILFDRDANIIQVAQREFTQIFPQPGWVEHNPNEIFDTQAHVAKECLKHANAQGSDLAAIGITNQRETTIVWDKSTGAPVYNAIVWQDRRTAGFCDQLRAEGKAEIIRKKTGLVLDAYFSGTKVRWILDNIPGARAKAEAGELLFGTVDTWLVWNFSKRGAHVTDPSNASRTLLFNIHTGQWDDELLEILGVPRAMLPEVAPSSSVMAQTHPEFFGQAVPIAGVAGDQQAATYGNACMTEGMAKNTYGTGCFLLLNTGTKPRESKNNMLTTVAWQTPKGLYYALEGSVFVGGAVVQWLRDGLGFIRDSSEMESLAITVPDNGGVYLVPAFVGMGAPYWDQYARGTMVGITRGTNRGHIARAAIESIALQTLDIMDAMQKDAGVPLTTLRVDGGASRNNMLMQCQANLTGVVVERPVVTETTALGAAYLAGLAVGFWESEEQLCAQWKLDRRFEPNMPEDRRQELLHQWHRAVDRARSWIEE; this comes from the coding sequence ATGGCTCACAAATATATACTGGCTCTTGACCAGGGGACCACCAGCTCGCGCGCCATCTTGTTTGACCGCGACGCCAACATCATTCAGGTCGCCCAGCGCGAATTTACCCAGATATTTCCGCAGCCCGGCTGGGTAGAACACAACCCCAATGAAATTTTTGACACGCAGGCGCACGTGGCCAAGGAGTGCCTCAAACACGCAAATGCCCAGGGCAGCGATCTGGCCGCCATCGGCATCACCAACCAGCGTGAAACCACCATCGTGTGGGATAAATCCACCGGAGCTCCGGTGTACAACGCCATTGTGTGGCAAGACCGGCGCACCGCCGGTTTTTGCGACCAGCTGCGCGCCGAGGGCAAGGCTGAAATTATTCGCAAAAAAACGGGCCTTGTACTTGATGCATATTTTTCAGGAACCAAGGTGCGCTGGATACTCGACAACATTCCCGGCGCACGGGCAAAGGCTGAAGCGGGCGAGCTGCTTTTCGGCACGGTAGACACATGGCTTGTCTGGAATTTCAGCAAGCGCGGGGCGCATGTTACCGACCCCTCCAACGCCAGCCGCACGCTGCTTTTCAATATTCACACCGGGCAATGGGATGACGAACTGCTTGAAATTCTCGGCGTACCCCGCGCCATGCTGCCCGAAGTTGCGCCTTCGTCCAGCGTCATGGCCCAGACGCACCCCGAATTTTTTGGTCAGGCCGTGCCCATCGCGGGCGTGGCAGGCGACCAGCAGGCCGCAACCTACGGCAATGCCTGCATGACCGAAGGCATGGCCAAAAACACCTACGGCACGGGGTGCTTCCTGCTGCTCAACACCGGCACCAAACCGCGCGAAAGCAAAAACAACATGCTCACCACGGTTGCCTGGCAAACCCCCAAGGGACTCTACTATGCCCTTGAAGGCAGCGTTTTTGTTGGCGGCGCGGTGGTGCAGTGGCTGCGCGACGGCTTGGGCTTTATCCGCGATTCGTCCGAGATGGAGAGCCTCGCCATCACCGTGCCCGACAACGGGGGCGTTTACCTTGTGCCCGCCTTTGTGGGCATGGGCGCTCCGTACTGGGACCAGTACGCCAGAGGCACCATGGTTGGCATAACACGCGGAACCAACCGGGGGCACATAGCCAGGGCGGCCATAGAATCCATTGCCCTGCAAACCCTCGACATCATGGACGCCATGCAAAAGGACGCTGGCGTCCCCCTCACCACCCTGCGCGTTGACGGCGGCGCAAGCCGCAACAACATGCTTATGCAGTGCCAGGCCAACCTGACAGGCGTAGTGGTCGAACGCCCGGTCGTTACCGAAACAACAGCCCTCGGCGCTGCCTACCTCGCCGGGCTTGCGGTTGGATTTTGGGAAAGCGAAGAACAGCTCTGCGCCCAGTGGAAACTTGACCGCCGTTTTGAGCCCAACATGCCCGAAGACCGCAGGCAAGAGCTGCTGCACCAGTGGCACCGCGCCGTTGACCGCGCCAGAAGCTGGATAGAAGAATAG
- a CDS encoding HD-GYP domain-containing protein, whose product MLCTSRLNLAECARRQDRSTPDSNTVTEIIHQLAESLGKAIDAKDTYTLAHSEEVAVISQTLALSMGLGHQMADLIHVAGHLHDLGKIGVPDEILAKTSPLITKEWLAIRKHPDIGADILAPIACLRECGIVDMVRAHHERFDGKGYPQGLTGGHIPLGARIIAVADSLSAMLQSRPYRQAKTFDEACREITRGTGNQFDPQVVAAFARVKDRLRDLVAMLRVA is encoded by the coding sequence ATGTTGTGCACCTCTCGCCTCAATCTTGCCGAATGCGCCCGCAGGCAGGACCGCTCCACTCCTGACAGCAACACTGTCACCGAAATAATTCACCAGCTTGCAGAATCACTGGGCAAGGCCATCGACGCCAAGGATACATACACTCTTGCACACTCAGAAGAAGTTGCCGTTATTTCGCAGACGCTGGCCCTGTCCATGGGACTGGGGCACCAGATGGCAGACCTTATCCACGTAGCGGGGCACCTGCATGACCTTGGCAAGATAGGCGTGCCGGACGAAATTTTGGCCAAGACCTCTCCGCTTATAACCAAGGAATGGCTGGCCATACGCAAACATCCTGACATCGGCGCGGACATTCTTGCGCCCATCGCCTGCCTGCGCGAGTGCGGCATTGTAGACATGGTACGCGCCCACCACGAGCGTTTTGACGGCAAAGGCTATCCGCAGGGGCTGACTGGCGGGCACATACCTCTGGGCGCACGAATCATTGCCGTGGCAGACAGCCTTTCGGCCATGTTGCAGTCACGTCCATACCGGCAGGCAAAAACATTTGACGAAGCCTGCCGGGAGATAACGCGCGGCACGGGCAACCAGTTTGACCCTCAGGTAGTTGCTGCCTTTGCAAGGGTAAAAGACCGACTGCGCGACCTTGTCGCCATGCTGCGCGTGGCCTGA